The genomic DNA AGGGTGTCGCAGCTGGCCAGCGAGAAGGCGGTGCGGGTGCTGCACGAGGTGGCGCGGCACGCCGCGACGCCGGCGCTGCTGCAGGAGATGGTGCAGGTGGGGGCGGTGACGAAGCTGTTCGTGGTGGTGCAGGCCGGCGGCGGGGGCAAGATGGAGGAGAGGGCGAGGGAGATCCTGAGGATGCACGCGAGGGCGTGGCGAGATTCTCCCTGTTTGTCTTTTCTCTTCAAGAACGGGGTTTCTACTTTGTGATTCGTTTTCAGTACTGATAATTAATCAACAAGTCAAGCAAGAAAAtcctaaattttattttcaaatataaattttaatccaTAATTAAATACATTTGGCTTATGATAGTTTTATATCATGGTCAACAGAAGATGAATATATTTGTTGACAGCTTTAAGGATCCAGATAGAGACTTTTCGTTGTTTTTGTTTAATATGATTCTGGAGATTTGATCTCTTCTCTCAGCATCGATGGAGTCCAAATGGGCATTCTGTGCTTGATTTTTCTCGGTTGAGTAGTTCTTGTGttgaaaagtaaaaaagaaaaataaattgaatcggttcaaatcaaattaataaaaaataataattttgattttaattttaattgagttcttcttctatacATTAAAACAGTTAATCTAATACAAAAAGAAAGATATCACTAAGTTAAAGATTTTATCCTATATTAGAAAACCGTACAATTTCTttaattagaatacaaaaatgtAATTAAAGATTCGGAGACGGTGTCGGCCTTAAGTTTCCTTTTCCCTGTCTCGATTGTGCCAGAATTAGAAATCCGTTTTCGCAGCGCCATACGCGTTTCTATTGGAACTATTTTGTGTCCCCTGTCTCGATTGAGACGGGAAAAGAGGAAGCAAAAGGCCGTTGGATATTGTGGAGTGGAAGATCGGACGGATGCTGCTTTCGAGGAATCGGGCGGAGAGTGGGTTAAAGAGTTCCATTTCGGGGCGGCATCTTTCCCGATCGTCGAGTGTCGATACCGAGGCGGAGAGAGGCGATGGGGCTTCTCTCGAACAGGTTCGGATGCTCGCCTTGCTGTTGCTTTAGATCTAGTTCTCTTTCTTCTACGTGTGATTTCATCGCCAGTATTTTGTTTTTGCTGATGGATCGCTTCCTTGGGGGCTTATTATGCCTGAAAATTTAGGACCGGGAAGGAGAGTTTGAAGTCAGGAGATCATATCTACTCGTGGCGGACTGCATATATCTACGCCCACCACGGTAGCATTCTGTAATCTCACAGTGTGCTTTTTTTAGGGTTGCGTTGCGATATTGAACTTTTCCGGCCTCCAATTTGCCCAAACTTGTTCATAATCCGTATATGCTGAAGATTTCAATTTATCATAATTTGTATCTGGATCTTTATTGCATGCTTTATTTGCTCATCCCAGGTACTCCAATTCAGGACTTTAAATTTTCATGATTATTTTACGAATTCTCGACTGTAAAATCCCCTTAGGTTGTTCAATAATCGAGCTCTTCTTTAATTATTTGAGCCAAATCCTCTCCAAGTATTAAGCCTTCGAATCAGTCTAATTGAATAGTTACTCTTGGTACTGTCAATAAGGCTGGAGTCGCTGTGTATATAAGTTGGTAGGAGTTTCATCCTCAGTATCATGCTAATGGGTCTTTGATCATTTTAAGTAATCTTAAAGAATAAATGCTACAAGCAAGAGTTCAACCGTCTGTATCCATATAATGTTCAAATTTCATGAATACAAGCAACGATTTTTCAGCATTACATCACCTTGAAATGTTTCATGCACTACACAAATTACAGGACCATTACTCTGACCCACTGAGTCATGGATTTACACCTGGGCTGAAATATTTATAAACTCCTGGAATCTCATTAAGCTGGAGCAAATTGAGCCTCTGCTTTTAGCGAGTGTTCTTTGAATCCAAGAATGCACCAACCATGTCCAATGAGTGAGCAACCGTTGCTTTGTATTCTGTTTGTCCATTAAGGAATGATTTCTCCAGCCAACTTATCTATAACCTTTCCTGgcatagtgtattgagcaggaatgGATTTCTCAATGAAGCATTTCTAGATTCTGGTACTATAAAGAAGACATTTAAGCACGTTTGCAGATTCTCTTCGATGTATGAATGGAATTATTGTCAACCTGCAGTTTGCAACATTACAGAATCTGAATAGGCGATCTCTGTTTTGATTTCTTTGTTGCATAGGGGACACACATATCTTATGGCACTCCTTTTATATTAACTAGGATCTTGATGTTAATCTTATTATTTAGGATGAGCCAGGTTTTCACGTTAACTTTACTTGTGGTGAAGGGGGTGCTATGGGACTCCTGTTGCAGATGAGGAACACAAAATGAGTCAGTTTAATTGAGAAATATCATTAGCTATTCCATCTCCAATTAGCTCTATCAGGTGAGTCAGTTTGTAAGTGGATGCTTCCCTTCCATGAAGCATTATAATGTCTCTCTGTTGAAATTGCCCTGTCCAACAGGCCAAGAACTAAAACTCAAAACTACATGGTAGGTTCCTACTCCTTGTAGATGTCATATAAGATGTTTTCATATCATTTCTTGTCAGTCTTTCCATTCCAACAGTCATGCCATAGTCGCACTTCACTGCCATTTTCATCATCTATACAAAATTGGTTACAAAGAATTCCCCATTGATGTCCTTGTTTAATAGAAATGACAATTATATTCTCTATGAATTCCCATGGAATGAGGATTTCTATCTTCATGTAATGAATGAACTTAGAATGTTGATTCCCATGGAATTATGATTCTCTGATGATAAGCAATAGTTTTTTTCTTACTTTCTTCTGACAAATAGCTTTTGCTTATCTGTTATATTCTCCAAACCATCCttactattatttttttcaatccTTCAAACTTTAAACAATatgtatatcatatacatactatGAATGGGCAAAAGTGGGTTAGGCAAGCCCAGCGGACCTATCAAAGTGGTCATACTACTTAGTGAAGATATCTTCCTGATGTCAGACTACTTAGTCACCTTTATGCCCTACCCTGTGCTTTCTTTTGCCGCTGCATTTGTGTGCTTATGAAGTCAAGTTCTTCATCTTGCACAGAAATGGCTATTGATGTTCAACTCTGTGTGATGTCTTGAGTTAGTTTACCACCGTCGTATATTTCCTTTAGACCAGTGTTTACCTGACTGAAAAGATGGTTGGAAGGTTGCGCATGGAACATCATTTACTCATGTGTGTTACATTCCCTCCCCCTCTTCTTCCCCTCCTACATTTCCATTCCAAGTAAACCCATCCTTAATATTTTGCTAATCTTGTTCAAGATAAGTAAACAAAAAATTATTGTTGTATGTGGGAGCATCCACATCAGATACCCTATTCAaatattttaccttaaattttggatAAGGTAGCTAAAAATTCTttgcatcagctaccctatcgattccctaaattatgcatttatgaatagtacttctctaaatttagggaatggatttcattccctaaacattatagaggagagagaagaaatagagaagctgatatatgatgtattaaaaagtggatatccaaatttaataaagtaatttttttaccctaaattatgcattttggaTGGAGAAGCTGATGTGGATGGTCTTACAAGCTAGTTCTAGTCGGGTAATAGAAGTTGCTAAACTCTTGAATGCATTGCTGTTTTTATTAACATTGCATTTGAGTCATGATAATTTATATCATTGGAAAAGTTTATTTGCTTTTGCTGCCTAATTCAATTACAGGCATATATGTGGGTGATGATAAGGTCATCCACTTCACCAGAGGTCTCGGCCAAGAGGTGGGAACTGGAACTGTTCTAGATGTTGTTCTCGCAAGTTCTGCGCCTAAACGAAACCTGACACCCTGCCCAAAGTGTGCCTATCGATCATCGGATTCCTGTGGAGTGATCTCTTCTTGCCTGGACTGTTTCCTCGCTGGTGGAGTCCTCTATCGTTTTGAGTACGGCGTCAATCCTGCACTCTTTCTCGCTAAAGCTCGGGGCGGCACCTGCACCCTCGCGAATTCTGATCCAGATGAAATGGTCATCCACCGAGCTAACCACCTACTCAACAACGGCTTCAGATGCTACAGCTTGTTCAAAAGCAACTGCGAGGACTTTGCCATCTATTGCAAGACGGGTCTTCTTGTAGCGGAGCGGGGCGTCGTCGGACAAAGTGGACAGGCGATATCAGTAATCGGCGGACCGCTTGCCGCTGTCCTCTCGACGCCATTCCATCTCATCACGACTAACGTGTATGGAATGGCAGTGACCGCTGTCGGAGTCTACTGTGCTAGCCGGTATGCTGCAGACATCGGCAACCGCATAGATGTGGTAAGGATTCCTGTCGAAGAACTCACAGCTGGGCTAGCATCTGGAAGGGTTCAGGTGGTGGAGGGAAATCAACTGGCTGCAGCATCTCATTGACCAATAAGAAGGTTTCTGCTAACAACCATTTTAGTTATCAAGCAGTCCTTTGAGACATCCCATAAAATTGCAACGATATGTTGTATGAATTTGCAGTATCACATATTCAAGTTTGATGTTATGCTTCAACGATCACACATTTCTTGGGATGATATTTTGCTATCAAACAGTTCAGAACTTACCAACATTCAATTATAAAAAATTTCCAAATTAAAAAAACAATGAGCCTATTGTAAGTGAGACAAGCGTTGACACCGTGGGCCCATCAGGTTGGATACCATGCCACCACATAAATGTGTCGGCCACGTGGCTCCACCTAAAAAGAACAAGAGGCACCAAccagaaaattaattttttttgggtTCTCTTGGAGCTTTGCTTTCCTAATTCTATTTGTTTCTTCCCTGTTCCAAGTTTGACCCTTGTTGGCTTGTCAGTTGCGACAATTCGGTGGCGGCTTCCTATTCAACGAATCTGCTGAACGTTTTGTCTTGCTTTAATCCGTAAGTTTCGTTAAATTCTGCTTGCAAACTCCAAATGATTATAACTGGCGTGAACTCTTAATCGTCGATAAAGTGAATAGTAGAAGGCGAGAA from Zingiber officinale cultivar Zhangliang chromosome 4A, Zo_v1.1, whole genome shotgun sequence includes the following:
- the LOC121969282 gene encoding protein LEAD-SENSITIVE 1-like, with product MGLLSNRTGKESLKSGDHIYSWRTAYIYAHHGIYVGDDKVIHFTRGLGQEVGTGTVLDVVLASSAPKRNLTPCPKCAYRSSDSCGVISSCLDCFLAGGVLYRFEYGVNPALFLAKARGGTCTLANSDPDEMVIHRANHLLNNGFRCYSLFKSNCEDFAIYCKTGLLVAERGVVGQSGQAISVIGGPLAAVLSTPFHLITTNVYGMAVTAVGVYCASRYAADIGNRIDVVRIPVEELTAGLASGRVQVVEGNQLAAASH